The Setaria viridis chromosome 2, Setaria_viridis_v4.0, whole genome shotgun sequence DNA window TTTACTACccggcgcccctccctcctggagccacgccgcccggccaccttgggcccgccggccactccgcacggcgcctggcgcccgaccccgcccgcgCCTGAACCCGGCCGCGCCCACGACAGGCGCGTCGCGCCGGTCCGCCCGGCCCTACCGGcgcgcctggcgccacgccgcctggccgcctTGGCCCGCGCCCGGGGGGGGggcacgtgccgccgcccggcgccactccccggccggcccgcccggcccctaccccgccgtacgccgccgccactccgcccggcgcctggcgccacgccgcgccccgacccgcacgccaccgccggcgccctccccgccgcctataaaaagcCACCCGGCCTCCCCACTCTCCACCCACCAGCACCCCCACCGCACCCActacgagccgccgccgccgccgtgcgccaccgccgccgctgtgcaccaccgccgccgccgtgagccccgccgccgccttccttcgCCCAAAGACCGGCGCCCGGTCCACCcctccccaaggtgaggggcaaaacggggccccctcctcttcctccaccacccgccgcccccggctcgccgccggcgacgcccggccggccggccgccggccactctctccctccctctctcttcctctgtttcctggaagaagaaggagccaaaactccaagaattccgatctaacccccaagtttccccaaattacacataagcccctccacttccgaaagaaattacaaataggtccctggtttattaaaaatcagccctaaacctccaTTTAAGCCTAAATCAATGATTAatccgtcatttcatgcgccaaactccctccaattaatcccaaattttaccacgtcaccctccagaatactttcgccgatccatatccaaatttcccaaaaataatccctctacctattttccgttcgcgtttcctgttcggagctcacggttaaaaatcgttttctcttttatttattcgtgtgcctgtttgtgtgtgccgtagatcgcggattgcccgaggaggagcccgaggaagagtttgaccgcgagcccgagcccgaggaccagtaccgcgagccggaacccccggaaggctttgaagacggcaagtccaatctcacccttttgatgcatacttaatacctagtttttcaaacacaacctattggcctgtttttacaaaatgcatattattttatcgcaagacatggttggatagccaccccttgattattatgaacattccttgttgtcctatgcttatctctaaatatgactcgctctgtttagttgataaccgccgctagaacgcttaggaacctgttactcaaatgcaaacattattacaatggtgtattcgggaAATTAAGGTGTGTATGTGTCCAAGTAAGAATAATGGCTTTTGGTTCGGGAAAAGAAATGtgtggacgggatggatgggtgttccttgcgTGGGATGCCCAGTTgtggtgctcgtaccttggtggttgggcaatgttgggagatatccatccgatcgtaattaaggaccgagttaatgtgtcatcttgcctaattccactatcgtgcaaccactcgaccgttgtatgggcaacggcttagcataaaccccactagctggatggttagtcctcaggagtgctggtgagcaacgggaacccacggaaaaggattaagatcttggtgacttgagtcccggttacggtctcctgaatgagccgtggaccccttgggtgttccgtgagaactagccagtcttagctaaggtgggtaatggctttgttaggatccgtaccgtcactaaggtgatcgcgctacggtaccctacttgtgggaaaagtgtacaccctctgcagagtgaaaacctatccgggtagccgtgtccacggaattggacgaattacggcttggtcacataactagtgtttgggcaaggatgtcatgagtgtgtgtgtgtgtgtgtgggatttcagaagagtccggcagttgtgccgtgcgctatgacggacggggagtccgatagcgataaaagttggatcctttgtgtaggatcaaccccacccagtatttcgggtattaaaggcAACTTTACAAAAATCCTTccgaaaacgatcccctgcatgtgttgaaaattagcttttccgcaaaataaaccctagcctatccttgttatacttgtgcataatcttgcttgtatcccctccgtggatggggttggacttgttgagtacgttagtactcacccttgcttcattgctacagaggaagaccctgagttcgtcgcagaagacctcgagtagaggttgtgtccgcacccgacgctgcctgtggtgttgccctgcccaagatgctgctgctgccgtgtagtcccgagtgctgtcttttggcagtcgcttggttagccgccgttatctatttactgtttatcgctgcgtggctttcacgcccactccctcgggagttgtacggtaactgaattatctgtcgaataaatgtgttatcagcctcctaggactgatatttgtatcacatttagtctctacttatgtggggacgcttcacggGCACGCCGTACCGTACGTCGGATCGATCTGGACGCACAGTATCCATGTATCTCGGGTCGACCGCGTGCCCGCGTCCAGCATGCGATGCGCGCCCCCTCGGACAGGTGGTTCCCACCCCACCCCAACCCAACCAACTACCCCCGGCGTACAGCGTACGTACACCCGGCGCGCGTCCTGTGCGTCTGGCGGGCGATCGCGACGTACGTCTCGGTCTCGGGGTCTCGTCTCGCCCGCGCACCGATCTCAAAGCACGACACGTGGTCTAGTAGAGTAGAGTACTGCTAGCCCCACGGGCCCCGCCACTAGCCCGAGCAGCAAGCCCTGCAGGCGGAAATAAACAAGGGGTTTCGTCGCGAACCACCACCACGCTTGGTTTCGTTGGGACGTGAGGATGGGGTGAAGGAAGGATGGATGAAcggaggccggccgggcgcggcgCGTCCACGGGGTTACAGGCTACGCGGACGCGGGCGTCCGCACCGAGCCGAGCCCCCGTAGCCAGGTGGCCTTTGACGGACGACGAGCGCGCGCCGCGACGAGGACCGCACGACGTGGCCGCCGTCGTTCCTTTTTCCCTCTCGCGCAAAAGCATTTTTCCCCCGGGCACGGCAccgagccggagccggagcgaGGAGAGCACGAGCCCGTCCCCGCGCGGGGCACGACGGGGGTGGGTGGGTGCCCGGTGAGGTGAtcgcgccgcgcgccggcgcgcTTCCATgccgtccggccggccggcctcctgcCCTGTTGGCTGTTGCCCCATTCGACGCCGCGCCCTTCCTacaacttattttttttttaaaacttaCCCTTCCTACAACTTAACTACACGGCTACGCGCACCACGCCATGCCTCGCATCGATTGGTCCGTTCGTCCGAGCCCCGGTTCGGGGGCGTAAAAGAACTCCATTATTGCCTTGTAAGCTAGCGCGCGTACGTAACCCCGTACGTCCCCTGCATGATTGTTGTTGTGTGGAAGTATTGATTTATATTCACTCGGCAGTACTACGTCGATCAGCGACCATAAAACAATTTCCTCCCCCCTAACAATGCCAGTGGTACATTGCAGGTAGATAGATGCGGGTTGCATTGAGAGTATACAACGCCGGTTGTCATTTTCGCTAGTTTATTTTACGGCCTCATGCAGGAGGGGCTTGGGATTGAACGTGCATGGGTGGGTCGAGCACGTTTTCCTCCGTTTGACTTTGcaggggaagggggaggggatTGAATAGAAGAGTTGCTAATTGACGAGTCTCAGGGGGCGTAGTCAACAATTTCACCCTTTTTTGTTTCTGGCATTATCGGCTCTGTtgttttttctcctttattGAGGAGGGGATAAAAtttccatccatgcatgcatgaatttCCGCCGGACGTACAAGAATATGCAAGTCGCTACGGTGACCCAAGCAAATCACTTGCGAGTTGTTTGTGGTGAACAACGAATCGTACAGAGCTTGCAAACTAGTACGTCCGTTTCGGTGAAGAAGAAGGAATCGGTCGTCACGTAGACGATTACGTACGGGTTAGCGATAAACCGTaataaaatgagaagaaaaCACTAGTGCTACAGCGCTGGCAGTGGGTTTGGGAGGTGAGACCGAGGCAAAGCCGGTGTACACGTAGCAGAGGCAGTCCGAACGCCGgtactactgctgctgctgcttttctGGGCCTCGCTTTAAAAGCCTTCCCCTCACCTCCCTCCCCGTCTTCCCCTGCCTCGTCTCGtctccgcccctcctcctcgtcttatTCCTTCCGCCCCCACGATTCCCACGCCCCCTCCCAAAACCCcccccgcctcgcctcgcctcgcctcgccgcgcggccgccggcttTAGGGTTCGGCGCGCCCatgtcggcgccggcgccgcagcaggcgccgccggcgcagccgcctccgcctccgccgccgccggccgcacccgcGGGGGTCACCGCGACCCCCATCTCGGTGCAGCCGCCCCCTATCCAGCccaaaccgccgccgccgccacagcagcagccgcagccggcGGGGCCTGTTTCCggcccgccgacgccgacgccggcgcagCTCCTGAATCTGGGCCCGCAGCCGCCGCTGTACCGGGGCCCGATCTGCTGGAACTCCTACTGCAAGGACCCCGACCCCAACTCCTTCGGCCGCCGCGGGTGGAAGGTCCGCTCGGGCCCGCCCTTCTCCATATACGCCGACCTCTGCGGGAGATGCTAGTACGTGCCGTTCCCCCCTTAACCACCTTCCTCTGCCTCTCACCCTCGCTCCCCGCCCAATcgcgccgtcggcgaggcgtccCGCGTGCTCGAATCGCGCGGGGGAAGCTCGCTCCGTCGGGGGCGGATTCGCCCATGGCGCCCACCGGATCTACGTGGAGTGATCGCCACGTCGTTGCGATTTCGCGGGATACGCGGGGGTTTTGTGTAAAGTTGGTGTGGTTTTTTTTGGGTGCTTTGACTTGCGTGCGACTCCTAATTcctgatgcatgcatgcatgtgtggcTTACTGCTGCTCTCTGTTCTCTGTTTTGTGTGGCCAGTTCGCAGTTTGAACAGGGGATATACTGCGAGACGTTCCATTCCGATGAGGGGGGCTGGAGGAACTGCGAATCCTGCGGGAGGGTACGTGCTCTTGCATGCTGATTATTCCCTCTTGGTGGCCGTCCATGCTTCTTTTACCTGATGAGTGATCGGTTCGTGTGCGTTTGTGTTCTGATTGAGCAGAGGGTGCATTGCGGCTGCATCGTGTCCATCCACAAGTATCAGCTCCGTGACGCTGGCGGGGTTGACTGTGCCAAGTGTGCTCGGAACACCCGTACTGCCATGGTATGTATGTTGTGGAAATTTTGATTGTCACAGAGGATTTGCTATTATTGGGGGTGATTAGATGGGGGGGTGCTAAGTGCATGCATCATGAGCCACTTATATCGATGACTGTTTGCTGCTTTTTAAGTTTGTGAGATTTCAGCATGTTGCATCCATTAGTAGGCAGAAATCTCTTGAAGGAGTGCATTTCAGTGGTCTGTTTGCCACTTGTGTTCTAATTATGCTATTTGATTGGCAGCATTAATTAGGTGGATGCTATATTGCTAATATCATCAATTAACTTATGTAGTTATATCAAGGATGTTTCACTTATTTATTGCTAATGTCATTTACTGAAGTTGAAAGCTATTTACATGGAGGATGTCTATTTTCATATTGAAGAGGCTTCCATAGTTCCATTTATTATGTTAACTAAATAGTAGGAGTTTGCAGTTCAGATGTTCTCTTCGAATTTAGTTCATGTTTCGATCCATTGTTGACCACAATTGGCCCTTGTGCTTTGTAGGCACCACCAAGTCCGGTATGGGCGTCCCCAATGCATAATTCTCAAAATGTAGCTGACAGAAAAGACATTCCTGTAAAAAGCTGGAGACCTCCTGCTGGGCAAATTTCAAGTCAGTGGCGACAGACTAATCTTTGGAGTGTGTCCAGTATACAATCGGACTTGCAGCAGCGTCTTGCTTTTGAGTTTGATAGGCCTAGTGGTAGCGAAAAATTACTTCCTGGGCGCACTTTTATCCATGCCCAGGAAAGGAAATTTGATGACATGCATGACAGACCAACAACTCCTGCTGGCATGAACCACATTATGAGGGAGAGAGATGCCAATGGGCACGGTCAGCCCACCAATATGGATCCAGCATACCCTTATAACCTCTATCACAGAGATGGACCGCATCCAAATAATCTTCATGATCCTAGTCACCATGGTGGAGAAAATGATTCTTTGTCTTCCCGGAAAGTGGCGTTGCCAGATGCTTCTACAGGTGTGGATGGCTTCAAGCATGATTCACATCATCCATCTATTTTAAAGGATGATCCACCATCCCTTTCAGTTGGATTGGCTTCTAATTTTGCATCACAGAATGGACCGAAAGACCACATCAGAATTGCACCTGCTCAGCAGCAAGCGCAAATGGCTTCGTCCTCATTGCAGAAACAATTCTATTCTCACCCAGTAACTGGTTATAGTGAATTCCAAGCTCAATTGCGCAATGGAAGACCCAGAATGGATGCAAAGGCGAGATCACAGTTACTTCCTCGCTATTGGCCAAGAATAACAGATCAAGAGCTACAGCACTTATCTAACGAGTATCCAACGTATTCTACTTATGTTATTGAGCAATATTCCTTCAGAAAGATATTCCTCTTTATAGTTGAAATTCTCAACTCCCGTAGAATTGTTATTTTTCTGAACTCTTATTAAGTTTTCCCTTAACTTTCACACAGTTCAAATTCTGTCATTACTCCTTTGTTTGAAAAGATGTTAAGTGCTAGTGACGCTGGGCGCATTGGTCGTTTAGTTTTGCCAAAGAAGTGTGCTGAGGTGAGTTGTTGATTCGATTGCCACTTTTTTGTTGTGTAGATTCTCTGTTATTATGCTATCTTAGGGCCTAATGCTATTGAGAATGCAACATTGCCTTCGTTGCTGTTACTAGTTTTATTTGTATGTCAACATGATATCTTTTTTTTACTAGGTGTGCATATTGGAATGCTATTGCTGTTACTAGTTTTATTTGTATGATCTTTTTTTTACTAGTTGTGCATATTAGGATGTTTTGTTAATGTATGAGTTGAAAATTCATCTTTGTTAGTTATCCTGGGCTATTTTATAAATTGTTAATAGATGCATGACTAAATTACATAATATCTGTAGAAAGTAGGGCTTATTTAAGAGAACTATCTTGAGAGTTTACTTTTGATTATCTAGTTGTTGCTTTGACTACGATCATATTTTGTACATAGAATCTTAGACCgttatatattttctttttgtgcTTGCCTTATTTCAGAAAAGTTCCCTAATAGGAAAATCATTTTGAACAGGCGTACTTCCCTCCAATCTCTCAGGCTGAAGGGCTCCCTTTAAAGGTTCAGGATGCCAGTGGTAAAGAATGGATATTTCAATTCCGTTTCTGGCCTAATAATAATAGCAGGATGTATGTATTGGAGGGTGTCACACCTTGTATTCAGTCAATGCAGTTACAAGCAGGCGATACAGGTATGTATCTTTTCTTAAACAAATGGATATTGGAGTAGCCCTACCAAAGATTATTGACATTAGTTAGATATACTAACTATAAATTACTTGTACAACAGAACAGTCCTATTTCTGTATAGTGTGTCTGTTTACAGTACATAATAAACATTAAGAATCTTAAATCCTGATATAACTGTGACTCATCTCACCATTCAGATACACTACTCTAAACTGTTCATGTTCATGCGATGGAGACAATATTTATTTAAGTTACCATTGCATTCCAGTCACACCGCACTTCTTAAATATGTTGCCTGACACACCCTGACCTGACTTTTTGCTGCAATGCTAATGCTTTTACTTTATGTCTTCCAAACTATGTTGTGCTTTATCATTTCATGTATTTCTCATTATCCTTGCAGTTATCATTTTTTTAGTTTTAACTTAAAATCCTACTTTTCTGTAGTAACCTTCAGCCGAATAGATCCAGAAGGGAAGTTGATCATGGGATTCAGGAAGGCAACTAATATGTCTTCTGAACAGGTATGCACATTGAAGTATTTAATTACATGTGTTGTTGCTGCAGCATTAAAAAGGCTTTCAAAAGATTAAACCGCTAGTGCATTGATTGCAGTTACTGTAACTTAAATGGATAAGTAAGATGCTTCCAGTTCTGTCAATAATTGTTTGTGACTGATGAAATGCGATTTTAATGTCCATACCACTCCAATCTCTGCACTTTCGATGATATGGCACATCTTTATTGTATTCCATTTCTCAGGATTCAAGTTCTGGTTTTGATTCTGGGACCTTTTTTGTCAACTGAAATGAGATAGCTATTGCAATAGTTATGTCAGGAATATAAACAATTTGTTGTGTATTTTTCCTTTATCAAACTTAGTCTACAATATGGTTGGTTATATCTTAGAATTTTAAAAGTAAACCATCCTCACtcattgtcttttttttctcaggAGCAAACAACAAAGCCTGCAAATGGTGCCCCAGCAACTTCAGAGGCAAATGGTAAAGTTTCTGCTCCAGATTCCAGTCCAAATGCTGCAATTTCCCGACAAAACAAGGTCAACACAGAAACCAAAAGCTCTAGCCCTGTGGAACAAGCTGCTACTTCTAAAATTGATAAGGACGTATCAGCACCTAAGGAAGGGCCAGGAACTGCTAGTTCTTCCCCAGGGCCTGTTAAGAGAAAAGCAACTAATCTCACTCCAAAGAATAAACGACTACGGATGGAAAATGAGGAATCAATGGAGTTGAAGATAACATGGGAGGAAGCTCAAGAATTGCTCCGTCCCCCTCCTAAGGCCCCCTCAATTGTTATTGTCGATGGCCATGAGTTCGAGGAATATGAGGTATGCCATTCCTTTCAACATTTGTCTTGGAAAATTGCCTTCTCAAATTGAAACTTGTTCTGAGAATATCTATTTTCAAGGATTATATTTGCATGCAACACTTGTTCTGATGTTTATTCTTACTGCTTAATAGACAAAAATAAAAGACACGTGTTTCTGTATTGAAATCCTGTGCATTTCAGGAGCCACCGATACTTGGAAGAAAGACGTATTTTGCAACAGATCAATCAGGGTAACATTTCTCAAACTCAGAAGTTTTAcatgtgttttttttaattttatcttaTTAAATGGATTTCAATAACCTTAGCTGTGTTAACGCTCATGCTGATACCAACTGTTTTGCTCACCAAAGTTATCAAGCTATCTCTCTGTTTGGTTGTGTTTTTACTAAAcggttcaaacttcaaatgtATATTAGCTGTCAGTTCTTatgacatactccctccgtgcCAAATTATGtcgttttgggttttctagattcataccttttactatgcatctagacataatatatatctaggtgcatagcaaaacctatgaatctaaaaaagccaaaacgacttataatttgggacggagggagtatgagtTAAGAAGTTAATCAGTGACACTGAAGAATGCAATTTAAATCCTTTTGAGTTCAGCTGTAATTCTCCCAGCAATTTAAGCTTTTTTTTAGCAGGACAGTAGTCTCTTTCACACTTGCATCTAATTTATCATTGTTTTAACAGTTCAAATCATCAATGGGCCCAATGTGAGAATTGTTCCAAATGGAGGAAACTGCCAGCAGATGCCCTGATGCCCTCTAAATGGACATGCAATGACAATAAATGGGATTCAGAAAGGTGATCTTTTGTTAGTGTGACTTGTTGTTTCTTTAAGATGATTTCTTcccatttt harbors:
- the LOC117843562 gene encoding B3 domain-containing protein Os07g0563300 isoform X2, with the translated sequence MSAPAPQQAPPAQPPPPPPPPAAPAGVTATPISVQPPPIQPKPPPPPQQQPQPAGPVSGPPTPTPAQLLNLGPQPPLYRGPICWNSYCKDPDPNSFGRRGWKVRSGPPFSIYADLCGRCYSQFEQGIYCETFHSDEGGWRNCESCGRRVHCGCIVSIHKYQLRDAGGVDCAKCARNTRTAMAPPSPVWASPMHNSQNVADRKDIPVKSWRPPAGQISSQWRQTNLWSVSSIQSDLQQRLAFEFDRPSGSEKLLPGRTFIHAQERKFDDMHDRPTTPAGMNHIMRERDANGHGQPTNMDPAYPYNLYHRDGPHPNNLHDPSHHGGENDSLSSRKVALPDASTGVDGFKHDSHHPSILKDDPPSLSVGLASNFASQNGPKDHIRIAPAQQQAQMASSSLQKQFYSHPVTGYSEFQAQLRNGRPRMDAKARSQLLPRYWPRITDQELQHLSNDSNSVITPLFEKMLSASDAGRIGRLVLPKKCAEAYFPPISQAEGLPLKVQDASGKEWIFQFRFWPNNNSRMYVLEGVTPCIQSMQLQAGDTVTFSRIDPEGKLIMGFRKATNMSSEQEQTTKPANGAPATSEANGKVSAPDSSPNAAISRQNKVNTETKSSSPVEQAATSKIDKDVSAPKEGPGTASSSPGPVKRKATNLTPKNKRLRMENEESMELKITWEEAQELLRPPPKAPSIVIVDGHEFEEYEEPPILGRKTYFATDQSGSNHQWAQCENCSKWRKLPADALMPSKWTCNDNKWDSERSSCEAAQEISMEELAELIPIKSGPGGAKKPKSKIEGEAIDTSDGLDTLANLAILGEGEALPSQPTTKHPRHRPGCSCIVCIQPPSGKGPKHKQTCTCNVCMTVRRRFRTLMLRREKRATTDSPRRKETGQSSQTVTQAGSGLQATSANATNSSKKAVGNADGPEDMAVDHKVTSSPVKNHIDLNSQPERDDEQSPKSGAAGALSRDNPT
- the LOC117843562 gene encoding B3 domain-containing protein Os07g0563300 isoform X1 gives rise to the protein MSAPAPQQAPPAQPPPPPPPPAAPAGVTATPISVQPPPIQPKPPPPPQQQPQPAGPVSGPPTPTPAQLLNLGPQPPLYRGPICWNSYCKDPDPNSFGRRGWKVRSGPPFSIYADLCGRCYSQFEQGIYCETFHSDEGGWRNCESCGRRVHCGCIVSIHKYQLRDAGGVDCAKCARNTRTAMAPPSPVWASPMHNSQNVADRKDIPVKSWRPPAGQISSQWRQTNLWSVSSIQSDLQQRLAFEFDRPSGSEKLLPGRTFIHAQERKFDDMHDRPTTPAGMNHIMRERDANGHGQPTNMDPAYPYNLYHRDGPHPNNLHDPSHHGGENDSLSSRKVALPDASTGVDGFKHDSHHPSILKDDPPSLSVGLASNFASQNGPKDHIRIAPAQQQAQMASSSLQKQFYSHPVTGYSEFQAQLRNGRPRMDAKARSQLLPRYWPRITDQELQHLSNEYPTSNSVITPLFEKMLSASDAGRIGRLVLPKKCAEAYFPPISQAEGLPLKVQDASGKEWIFQFRFWPNNNSRMYVLEGVTPCIQSMQLQAGDTVTFSRIDPEGKLIMGFRKATNMSSEQEQTTKPANGAPATSEANGKVSAPDSSPNAAISRQNKVNTETKSSSPVEQAATSKIDKDVSAPKEGPGTASSSPGPVKRKATNLTPKNKRLRMENEESMELKITWEEAQELLRPPPKAPSIVIVDGHEFEEYEEPPILGRKTYFATDQSGSNHQWAQCENCSKWRKLPADALMPSKWTCNDNKWDSERSSCEAAQEISMEELAELIPIKSGPGGAKKPKSKIEGEAIDTSDGLDTLANLAILGEGEALPSQPTTKHPRHRPGCSCIVCIQPPSGKGPKHKQTCTCNVCMTVRRRFRTLMLRREKRATTDSPRRKETGQSSQTVTQAGSGLQATSANATNSSKKAVGNADGPEDMAVDHKVTSSPVKNHIDLNSQPERDDEQSPKSGAAGALSRDNPT